In Vespula vulgaris chromosome 10, iyVesVulg1.1, whole genome shotgun sequence, the following are encoded in one genomic region:
- the LOC127067165 gene encoding uncharacterized protein LOC127067165 isoform X3 has product MYNKAIALRTTIPQSSIAICYVICIESLYLQIGTKFLRYFVNRYRGPTAFDRLELASYLARFSSILMIERKEKLAKSIILQSLRLGFENSGNFLKQAKIYLAAVKVLRRTANFNFIKRLENLMIEIITKKIYWFCPEDVMFISEIFLAMYEIRALRGEFEKAIEFGKKILKIACAMKFIHVKLALLPSFIEIMVWTKHISEAVDLINELYYISDEDIDNSAITWYYALCLELLLEAGIFLESYESCFQYAKTIVGDTTLTKVLK; this is encoded by the exons ATGTATAACAAAGCAATAGCGTTGCGAACTACCATACCACAATCATCAATAGCTATTTGTTACGTAATCTGCATAGAAAgcttatatttacaaataggaacaaaatttttacgatattttgtCAATCGTTATCGAGGACCTACAGCTTTTGATAGGTTGGAATTGGCATCTTATCTTGcacgattttcttcgattcttaTG atagagagaaaagaaaaacttgcgAAGTCGATCATTTTACAAAGTCTCAGATTAGGATTCGAAAATTCaggtaattttttaaaacaggCCAAGATTTACTTGGCTGCTGTAAAAGTTCTTCGACGTACAGCTAACTTCAACTTTATCAAACGCCTCGAGAATCTCATGATAgagataataacaaaaaaaatatattggttCTGCCCTGAAGACGTAATGTTTATATCGGAAATATTTTTGGCGATGTACGAAATCAG AGCTTTGAGAGGTGAATTTGAAAAGGCCATAGAATttggtaaaaaaatattgaaaatagcATGCGCGATGAAATTTATCCATGTGAAACTTGCCTTGTTGCCATCTTTTATAGAAATCATG GTATGGACGAAACATATCAGCGAAGCAGTTGATCTTATCAACGAACTTTATTACATCTCAGACGAGGACATTGACAATTCAGCGATTACTTGGTATTATGCTCTTTGCTTGGAATTACTCTTAGAAGCTGGAATATTTTTGGAATCTTACGAATCCTGTTTCCAGTATGCCAAAACAATCGTCG GGGATACAACATTGACGAAAGTTTTGAAATAA
- the LOC127067172 gene encoding adenylate cyclase type 10-like isoform X2 produces MPKVINCAFNVKNAVMAIEENAEFKLKMNIVISAGNVIFSILGNELSRHYVIAGQPLLDFKKAQDISLPGDLILSTKAWEYCTPSKYEYVIKDAHNIKVC; encoded by the exons atgcCAAAGGTGATAAACTGTgcttttaatgtaaaaaatgcaGTAATGGCCATAGAAGAAAATGCAGAATTTAAgttgaaaa TGAACATAGTTATTTCGGCTGGAAACGTAATATTTAGTATCCTCGGAAACGAACTATCACGACATTACGTTATCGCGGGTCAACCGCTTTTAGATTTTAAAAAAGCACAGGATATTTCTCTACCTGGTGATTTAATTTTGTCTACAAAGGCCTGGGAATATTGTACACCTTCCAAATACGAATATGTGATCAAGGATGCgcataatataaaagtttgCTAA
- the LOC127067175 gene encoding adenylate cyclase type 10-like: MYLMNMYESNILFSIVFGLKELIGIITNNEKMTQNAITCAFKILHALKNNLDIRGVSIGVSTGMAYCGVVGHNTRKEYMIIGTPLTYAKGMMEISYDKV, from the exons atgtatttaatgaatatgtatgaaagcaatattttattttcgattgttTTTGGATTAAAAGAATTGATCGGAATTATTACTAACAATGAGAAAATGACGCAAAATGCAATAACATGCgcgtttaaaatattacatgctcttaaaaataatctagATATACGTGGTGTATCGATTGGTGTATCTACAG GTATGGCCTATTGTGGAGTTGTTGGTCACAACACGAGAAAAGAGTATATGATCATCGGTACGCCACTGACCTATGCTAAGGGCATGATGGAAATTTCATACGATAag GTTTGA
- the LOC127067173 gene encoding uncharacterized protein LOC127067173 translates to MDRNYSGILIMGDERSGKSRLLDAYVSIAKNRQINVIQLPLHYSYSEKEFTVIYYIILLILNAEDCKCIKDRERILKKKLSSFLPSNEFCYLNTLMKVSFPLSNEYCAADHSQRYVKMREIFNLILNQVCDAYN, encoded by the exons ATGGATAGAAATTATTCTGGAATATTGATAATG GGTGATGAAAGATCTGGTAAATCTAGACTGCTCGATGCTTACGTCAGCATTGCTAAAAATAGACAAATAAATGTTATCCAACTTCCTCTGCATTATTCTTATTCGGAAAAGGAATTCAcagtgatttattatattattttactg ATACTAAATGCAGAAGATTGCAAGTGCATTAAAGATCGCgaaagaatattgaaaaagaaattgagtTCGTTTCTACCCTCGAATGAATTTTGTTACTTAAATACTCTAATGAAagtttcctttcctctttcgaaTGAGTATTGTGCAGCTGATCATTCGCAACGTTATGTCAAAATGAGAGAAATTTTCAACCTTATTTTAAATCAAGTATGTGACgcttacaattaa
- the LOC127067283 gene encoding uncharacterized protein LOC127067283 has product MLSNSLMNEILGRMSQSDPTGNSEKKHQFVSSRNSKHKLKKVTSNSSYVLSGTDNERLDNGNIDKSQRPKIVSNPGTSWADTNKTNSGACFSGRRLWMNNNKILERSSNVPIHVNNTIEEESEFISIVTKQLYLAESQMHKMQNLLSKAEERLHDKDQEIERFKRKVKDLETKCKNQETLRKKEYQQRTNQTDNSGYLYKRCLILEHKIFEMEKFLADYGLIWVGDNGTSTLNKEYSINFSNFIESCYEQLIANIDRLNVAAGKGEVHVHHNEKGSGASFKTLSCMSLKFYKNGMLVQDSPLRLYNDPRTTSFIRDILDGYFPSELQEAYPNGVPFKVEDHRSEVYTNNVNVFPGHGYRLGKQTSKDGSSSIRLRNSKTSSNSSRQCSPRVKESPCNIDFASSFATRSLKSKNSPDSQSVDILSLRSQILASHNNVCSDSHLQSHINAELALSSRKEKRDLATKNIEYDLLVRERNSKLRNVSRFPSSGRNYPHHCNDRSSSKLSPIRLEKMNDRSRTRSRSASISNLRFSRSNISKSKSLSEDESKMSGKSSESESPRNPRISKSATHASKPAPPILHQINEPSGKSGELRLKVRSLNGGTVYLVHLSADDFIAKLYELLNEALPATWHKGYKILVSGYSPKRLEELELSLRESGITRDSVLHLVKDG; this is encoded by the exons ATGTTATCGAATTCATTAATGAACGAGATCCTAGGCAGAATGAGTCAATCGGATCCAACAGGGAATTCGGAAAAGAAACATCAATTCGTTTCTTCGCGTAACAGCAAACACAa attaaaaaaagtaacatcTAACTCTTCTTACGTATTGAGTGGTACTGACAATGAAAGATTAGATAAtggaaatatcgataaatcgcAGAGACCAAAAATCGTTTCTAATCCTGGCACGTCGTGGGCAGATACGAATAAAACg AATTCAGGGGCATGTTTTAGTGGTAGACGATTATGGatgaataacaataaaatacttGAAAGATCCTCGAATGTTCCCATACATGTAAATAACACCATTGAAGAAG AAAGCGAATTCATAAGTATAGTGACGAAACAATTGTACCTGGCCGAGTCACAGATGCACAAGATGCAGAATCTTTTATCTAAGGCGGAGGAACGATTGCATGACAAAGATCAGGAAATCGAAAGATTCAAACGGAAG GTGAAGGACTTGGAGACGAAATGCAAAAACCAAGAAACCCTTAGGAAAAAGGAATACCAACAACGAACTAATCAAACTGACAATTCGGGATACCTTTACAAACGATGCCTCATACTCGAACATAAAATCTTTGAGATGGAG AAATTCTTAGCCGATTATGGATTAATCTGGGTCGGAGATAATGGCACTTCaacattaaataaagaatattctaTTAA TTTCAGTAATTTCATTGAATCTTGTTACGAACAACTTATCGCTaacatcgatcgattaaatgtAGCCGCAGGAAAGGGAGAGGTCCACGTGCATCATAATGAAAAAGGTAGTGGAGCAAGTTTCAAG ACATTGTCCTGCATGTCCTTGAAATTTTACAAGAACGGAATGTTGGTCCAAGATAGTCCTTTGCGTCTTTACAATGATCCAAGGACAACTTCCTTCATACGTGATATTCTCGATGGTTATTTCCCATCTGAATTACAAGAAGCTTATCCAAACGGAGTACCtttcaaa GTCGAAGATCATAGATCGGAAGTGTACACAAATAATGTTAATGTTTTTCCTGGCCACGGTTATCGATTAGGAAAGCAAACGTCGAAAGACGGATCATCATCGATTCGTCTTCGTAATTCGAAGACATCGTCGAATTCTTCTCGTCAATGCAGTccaagagtaaaagagagtcCTTGCAACATTGATTTTGCTTCATCTTTCGCCACGAG ATCACTGAAATCAAAAAATTCTCCAGATTCACAATCTGTCGATATTCTTTCCTTGAGATCTCAAATTTTAGCTTCGCACAATAACGTTTGTTCTGATTCTCATCTTCAATCTCACATTAATGCTGAGCTAGCTTTGAGCAGTCgtaaagagaaa CGAGATCTCGCTACAAAGAATATCGAATATGATCTGTTGGTAAGAGAAAGGAATTCTAAACTCAGAAATGTTTCGAGATTTCCAAGTAGCGGACGAAATTATCCACATCATTGCAACGATAGATCATCATCAAAATTATCACCAAT TCGTTTAGAGAAGATGAACGATCGTTCGCGAACTCGATCAAGATCGGCAAGTATATCAAATCTTCGATTTAGCAGatcgaatatttctaaatcAAAATCATTGTCCGAAGATGAAAGTAAAATGTCTGGTAAATCTTCGGAATCAGAATCACCGAGAAATCCTCGAATTTCTAAATCAGCGACGCATGCTAGCAAACCAGCt CCTCCTATCTTACATCAAATTAACGAGCCCAGTGGAAAGTCCGGAGAGCTTCGTTTGAAGGTGAGATCATTGAATGGCGGCACTGTTTATCTCGTTCACTTATCTGCAGACGATTTCATCGCTAAACTTTACGAACTATTGAATGAGGCTTTACCTGCAACTTGGCACAAAGGATATAAAATCCTCGTTAGTGG ATATTCACCAAAACGATTAGAAGAATTAGAGTTATCCTTGAGAGAAAGTGGTATTACTCGGGACAGCGTGCTTCATTTAGTAAAAGATGGGTGA
- the LOC127067165 gene encoding uncharacterized protein LOC127067165 isoform X2, producing MYNKAIALRTTIPQSSIAICYVICIESLYLQIGTKFLRYFVNRYRGPTAFDRLELASYLARFSSILMIERKEKLAKSIILQSLRLGFENSGNFLKQAKIYLAAVKVLRRTANFNFIKRLENLMIEIITKKIYWFCPEDVMFISEIFLAMYEIRALRGEFEKAIEFGKKILKIACAMKFIHVKLALLPSFIEIMVWTKHISEAVDLINELYYISDEDIDNSAITWYYALCLELLLEAGIFLESYESCFQYAKTIVGLGILSPSANSLYKFKESK from the exons ATGTATAACAAAGCAATAGCGTTGCGAACTACCATACCACAATCATCAATAGCTATTTGTTACGTAATCTGCATAGAAAgcttatatttacaaataggaacaaaatttttacgatattttgtCAATCGTTATCGAGGACCTACAGCTTTTGATAGGTTGGAATTGGCATCTTATCTTGcacgattttcttcgattcttaTG atagagagaaaagaaaaacttgcgAAGTCGATCATTTTACAAAGTCTCAGATTAGGATTCGAAAATTCaggtaattttttaaaacaggCCAAGATTTACTTGGCTGCTGTAAAAGTTCTTCGACGTACAGCTAACTTCAACTTTATCAAACGCCTCGAGAATCTCATGATAgagataataacaaaaaaaatatattggttCTGCCCTGAAGACGTAATGTTTATATCGGAAATATTTTTGGCGATGTACGAAATCAG AGCTTTGAGAGGTGAATTTGAAAAGGCCATAGAATttggtaaaaaaatattgaaaatagcATGCGCGATGAAATTTATCCATGTGAAACTTGCCTTGTTGCCATCTTTTATAGAAATCATG GTATGGACGAAACATATCAGCGAAGCAGTTGATCTTATCAACGAACTTTATTACATCTCAGACGAGGACATTGACAATTCAGCGATTACTTGGTATTATGCTCTTTGCTTGGAATTACTCTTAGAAGCTGGAATATTTTTGGAATCTTACGAATCCTGTTTCCAGTATGCCAAAACAATCGTCG GGCTTGGAATACTATCTCCTAGTGCTAATTCGttgtataaatttaaagaaagcAAGTGA
- the LOC127067172 gene encoding adenylate cyclase type 10-like isoform X1, protein MYAFTILLNKYFNVIISEIYTVEGDVFKISQDTILSLWRIHQGELILNIMPKVINCAFNVKNAVMAIEENAEFKLKMNIVISAGNVIFSILGNELSRHYVIAGQPLLDFKKAQDISLPGDLILSTKAWEYCTPSKYEYVIKDAHNIKVC, encoded by the exons ATGTATGCTTTTaccattttattaaataaatattttaacgttaTAATCAGTGAAATATATACAGTAGAAGGAGACGTTTTTAAAATTTCGc AGGACACGATACTATCTTTATGGAGGATTCATCAAggtgaattaatattaaacattatgcCAAAGGTGATAAACTGTgcttttaatgtaaaaaatgcaGTAATGGCCATAGAAGAAAATGCAGAATTTAAgttgaaaa TGAACATAGTTATTTCGGCTGGAAACGTAATATTTAGTATCCTCGGAAACGAACTATCACGACATTACGTTATCGCGGGTCAACCGCTTTTAGATTTTAAAAAAGCACAGGATATTTCTCTACCTGGTGATTTAATTTTGTCTACAAAGGCCTGGGAATATTGTACACCTTCCAAATACGAATATGTGATCAAGGATGCgcataatataaaagtttgCTAA
- the LOC127067165 gene encoding uncharacterized protein LOC127067165 isoform X1 has translation MYNKAIALRTTIPQSSIAICYVICIESLYLQIGTKFLRYFVNRYRGPTAFDRLELASYLARFSSILMIERKEKLAKSIILQSLRLGFENSGNFLKQAKIYLAAVKVLRRTANFNFIKRLENLMIEIITKKIYWFCPEDVMFISEIFLAMYEIRALRGEFEKAIEFGKKILKIACAMKFIHVKLALLPSFIEIMVWTKHISEAVDLINELYYISDEDIDNSAITWYYALCLELLLEAGIFLESYESCFQYAKTIVACDTKACVSRDPICLTRLLSGLWIWQLRMGYNIDESFEITIDTYTTQVEHDNFSAIASCSQVIHSN, from the exons ATGTATAACAAAGCAATAGCGTTGCGAACTACCATACCACAATCATCAATAGCTATTTGTTACGTAATCTGCATAGAAAgcttatatttacaaataggaacaaaatttttacgatattttgtCAATCGTTATCGAGGACCTACAGCTTTTGATAGGTTGGAATTGGCATCTTATCTTGcacgattttcttcgattcttaTG atagagagaaaagaaaaacttgcgAAGTCGATCATTTTACAAAGTCTCAGATTAGGATTCGAAAATTCaggtaattttttaaaacaggCCAAGATTTACTTGGCTGCTGTAAAAGTTCTTCGACGTACAGCTAACTTCAACTTTATCAAACGCCTCGAGAATCTCATGATAgagataataacaaaaaaaatatattggttCTGCCCTGAAGACGTAATGTTTATATCGGAAATATTTTTGGCGATGTACGAAATCAG AGCTTTGAGAGGTGAATTTGAAAAGGCCATAGAATttggtaaaaaaatattgaaaatagcATGCGCGATGAAATTTATCCATGTGAAACTTGCCTTGTTGCCATCTTTTATAGAAATCATG GTATGGACGAAACATATCAGCGAAGCAGTTGATCTTATCAACGAACTTTATTACATCTCAGACGAGGACATTGACAATTCAGCGATTACTTGGTATTATGCTCTTTGCTTGGAATTACTCTTAGAAGCTGGAATATTTTTGGAATCTTACGAATCCTGTTTCCAGTATGCCAAAACAATCGTCG cTTGCGATACGAAAGCTTGCGTTTCTCGCGATCCAATCTGTCTTACTCGACTTCTTAGTGGTTTATGGATTTGGCAATTGCGAAT GGGATACAACATTGACGAAAGTTTTGAAATAACTATAGATACTTATACGACTCAAGTTGAACATGATAATTTTTCTGCCATTGCCTCTTGCAGCCAAGTAATCCATTCGAATTAG